The proteins below come from a single Aegilops tauschii subsp. strangulata cultivar AL8/78 chromosome 6, Aet v6.0, whole genome shotgun sequence genomic window:
- the LOC109774847 gene encoding protein FAR1-RELATED SEQUENCE 5-like isoform X2: MAIFSEMKVQDSEFNYNVQVDDESRIRTLMWTNGRSKKQYHHFGDVVTFDTTYKTNLYDMPFGIFVGMNNHFQSVLYAGVLMRDETVDTFKWIFDEFVKMMGGKRPITILTDQARAMEVAIEDVYPDATHRWCKWHILKKAKESLGSNYTKKSDFRAEFHKLVHEMLTIEEFEDGWAALLEKYSLTKNTYLTQIYETRQKWAKPYFAGKFRARQTSTGRSESANHMLKQYVPPSCSMNLFVKQYNKLQFDREQEEGFQEK; encoded by the exons ATGGCAATTTTTTCAGAGATGAAAGTCCAAGACAGCGAGTTCAATTACAATGTGCAGGTAGATGATGAAAGTAGAATACGTACTCTCATGTGGACGAATGGACGTAGCAAAAAACAATACCACCATTTTGGCGATGTGGTGACGTTTGACACCACATACAAGACTAATCTATACGATATGCCATTCGGTATTTTTGTTGGCATGAACAACCACTTTCAAAGTGTGTTGTATGCTGGCGTGCTCATGCGAGATGAGACAGTCGACACTTTCAAATGGATTTTTGATGAGTTTGTGAAGATGATGGGAGGGAAAAGACCAATTACCATTTTAACAG ACCAAGCGAGGGCGATGGAAGTCGCTATTGAGGACGTATATCCGGATGCAACACACAGATGGTGCAAGTGGCACATCCTGAAGAAGGCCAAAGAGAGCCTGGGGTCTAATTACACCAAGAAATCTGATTTCAGGGCAGAATTCCACAAATTGGTTCACGAAATGCTGACTATAGAGGAGTTTGAGGACGGGTGGGCAGCGTTGCTTGAGAAGTATTCACTGACTAAGAACACGTACCTGACGCAAATTTACGAGACAAGGCAGAAATGGGCCAAGCCATACTTTGCAGGGAAATTCCGTGCGAGGCAAACCAGCACTGGGAGGAGTGAGAGTGCCAATCACATGTTGAAACAGTATGTTCCACCTTCTTGCTCAATGAATCTGTTTGTCAAGCAGTACAACAAGCTGCAGTTTGACCGTGAACAAGAAGAGGGGTTCCAGGAAAAATGA
- the LOC109774847 gene encoding putative protein FAR1-RELATED SEQUENCE 10 isoform X1, with the protein MASAETEKISMSTFVAESNGSVCSAVSWGISNYPDSAVFGIDSKKLSVLREVTEDDPSGRFADLLDSVDVRTETDIADLDENRASRMENRYVALDDKVGWVTRKVAMPDERATSAERVTALEIALTGFAERKTDTVVTPSVGLTFDSIIEAYDFYNLYSWETGFGIRYAKSRTNVKGTRCMQEFVCCCSGKPKEPNSTSSRCQCQAMIRLLRTDDDGWYINEFRSSHNHQMLNTCAEKLHFPSHRHIDKYTRELVSQLRENNVNLSKVYSILATFLGGLKMCRSPKGASGHYVGS; encoded by the exons ATGGCTTCAGCAGAAACAGAGAAAATCAG CATGTCTACGTTTGTGGCGGAAAGCAACGGATCTGTGTGCTCGGCAGTATCGTGGGGCATTTCTAATTACCCTGATTCGGCTGTTTTTGGCATCGATTCGAAGAAGCTGAGTGTCCTCCGAGAGGTTACCGAGGACGACCCTAGCGGCAGATTTGCGGATTTGTTGGATTCTGTCGACGTTAGGACAGAAACAGACATCGCGGATCTAGATGAGAATAGGGCTTCGAGGATGGAGAATAGATATGTGGCCCTTGATGACAAAGTTGGGTGGGTTACAAG GAAGGTAGCAATGCCAGACGAGAGAGCAACAAGTGCTGAGAGGGTGACAGCCCTAGAAATAGCGCTCACGGGATTTGCTGAAAGGAAAACAGACACCGTAGTGACACCATCAGTTGGACTGACGTTCGACTCTATAATAGAGGCCTACGATTTTTACAATCTTTATTCCTGGGAGACAGGTTTTGGCATTAGATATGCAAAGAGCAGAACCAATGTAAAAGGCACGAGATGCATGCAGGAGTTCGTGTGCTGCTGCTCG GGCAAGCCAAAAGAGCCGAATTCAACATCATCACGGTGTCAATGCCAAGCCATGATAAGACTTTTGCGGACAGACGACGATGGATGGTACATCAACGAATTCCGGTCAAGCCACAATCACCAGATGTTAAACACATGTGCTGAAAAGCTCCATTTCCCTTCACATAGGCATATCGACAAATATACCAGAGAGCTAGTATCTCAGCTTAGAGAGAACAATGTGAACCTGAGCAAAGTTTACAGTATTCTTGCAACTTTTTTGGGAGGGTTGAAAATGTGTCGTTCACCAAAAGGTGCCTCAGGACATTATGTGGGAAGCTGA